The proteins below come from a single Micromonospora citrea genomic window:
- a CDS encoding C40 family peptidase, whose protein sequence is MVDSGRGRRQRRRSPVISPVLRPALWSALLGAVAATVLANPVQADPALPSSVPDSGSRPVVTGSLQLPGGAPGSGVPGLVGAPGSTVLPGGSLVNGPLGAQIYAAEAQVGQLRDQLLLLLQKRTEAETQRATAERDLALAREALARAQEGADVAAAGAFKAAAALPPGEFANDLHELSRLARIVRGEKAEGGTTAAEGELSRARTGEQAANQAMVSAESRLKGAQTEYAAGEKSLRDAEAKLAKLRRDNAAQLVELERQQEALDQQLGADYLGNETANGLAAHPTALKAVAYAKAQLGDPYLWAAEGPDRFDCSGLIYAAYRHAGYYGLPRVSRDQYYATRSRTVSRSALLPGDLVFFASGTSWTTIHHMGMYVGGGKMIHAPTTGDVVKISPVRWSRLYAATRVIGAVPAPTSTPSPTPTQSTSPTPKPTGSAKPTAKPTSPSPSPSTSPSTSPSASPSGSPSPSTSPTPSTSPSPSPIESSGSPSASRSASSAPSATSGAVVPSATSGAVAPTTAAGSADPTGSTSASTGS, encoded by the coding sequence ATGGTCGACAGCGGGCGCGGGCGACGGCAGCGACGACGGAGCCCGGTGATCTCGCCGGTGCTGCGCCCGGCGCTCTGGTCCGCCCTGCTCGGAGCCGTCGCCGCCACGGTCCTCGCCAACCCGGTCCAGGCCGACCCGGCCCTGCCCTCGAGCGTCCCCGACAGCGGGTCCCGCCCGGTCGTCACCGGATCGCTCCAGCTGCCCGGCGGAGCGCCGGGCAGCGGTGTGCCGGGCCTCGTGGGCGCGCCCGGCAGCACCGTCCTGCCGGGCGGCAGCCTGGTCAACGGCCCGCTCGGCGCCCAGATCTACGCCGCCGAGGCCCAGGTCGGGCAGCTGCGCGACCAACTGCTCCTGCTGCTGCAGAAGCGCACCGAGGCGGAGACCCAGCGGGCCACCGCCGAGCGCGACCTCGCGCTCGCCAGGGAGGCGCTGGCCCGCGCCCAGGAGGGCGCCGACGTCGCCGCCGCGGGCGCGTTCAAGGCCGCCGCCGCCCTCCCCCCCGGCGAGTTCGCCAACGACCTGCACGAGCTGAGCCGGCTCGCCCGCATCGTCCGGGGCGAGAAGGCCGAGGGCGGCACCACCGCCGCCGAGGGCGAGCTGTCCCGCGCCCGCACCGGCGAGCAGGCGGCCAACCAGGCGATGGTGTCGGCCGAGTCCCGGCTCAAGGGCGCCCAGACGGAATACGCGGCCGGCGAGAAGTCCCTACGCGACGCCGAGGCCAAGCTCGCGAAGCTGCGCCGCGACAACGCCGCCCAGCTCGTCGAGCTGGAACGCCAGCAGGAGGCCCTCGACCAGCAGCTCGGCGCCGACTACCTCGGCAACGAGACCGCGAACGGGCTGGCCGCCCACCCGACCGCACTGAAGGCCGTGGCCTACGCCAAGGCGCAGCTCGGCGACCCCTACCTGTGGGCCGCCGAGGGGCCGGACCGGTTCGACTGCTCCGGCCTGATCTACGCCGCGTACCGGCACGCGGGCTACTACGGGCTGCCCCGGGTCTCCCGGGACCAGTACTACGCCACCCGCTCCCGCACCGTGTCCCGCTCCGCGCTGCTCCCCGGCGACCTGGTCTTCTTCGCGTCCGGCACGAGCTGGACGACGATCCACCACATGGGCATGTACGTCGGCGGCGGAAAGATGATCCACGCGCCGACCACGGGCGACGTCGTCAAGATCTCCCCGGTGCGCTGGTCCCGCCTCTACGCGGCGACCCGCGTGATCGGGGCGGTGCCCGCGCCGACCAGCACCCCGTCGCCCACGCCGACGCAGAGCACGTCGCCCACGCCGAAGCCGACGGGCAGCGCCAAGCCGACCGCGAAGCCCACGTCGCCGTCGCCGAGCCCGTCGACCTCGCCGTCGACCTCGCCCTCGGCGTCGCCCAGCGGGTCGCCGTCGCCCAGCACGTCGCCCACGCCCAGCACGTCACCGTCGCCGTCCCCGATCGAGTCGTCCGGGTCGCCGTCGGCGAGCCGCTCCGCCTCGTCGGCGCCGAGCGCCACGTCGGGCGCTGTGGTGCCGAGCGCCACGTCGGGCGCTGTGGCGCCGACCACGGCGGCGGGCAGTGCCGACCCGACGGGCAGCACCTCGGCGAGCACCGGTAGCTGA
- a CDS encoding DEAD/DEAH box helicase, protein MTTFAEPSTFPPALQSLDAQAAERDTSPQGPAAPVTAEATDFAALGLPQPLVRALARQGITAPFEIQRATVPDALAGRDVLGRGQTGSGKTLAFGLPLLARVADGERARPLHPRALVLVPTRELAMQVNDALLPLGKAVGVFLKTAVGGVPYDRQIDALRRGVEIVVATPGRLGDLIARGVCNLDDVEVTVLDEADQMADMGFLPEVTELLAKTTAGTQRLLFSATLDGDVDALVKRFMTDPVTHSTAPSTASVSTMDHHMLLIPPHDKFSVAASIAARDGRTMVFARTQLGVDRLVEQLAAVGVRAGGLHGGKTQRMRTRTLAEFREGRMNVLVATDVAARGIHVDGVSLVLHVDPPKDPKDYLHRAGRTARAGESGAVATLVLPKQRRTTLAMLEKAGVAPAETRVRAGDPALAELTGAREPSGVPVRNEPEEPRRHGDRPGGARRFGDRDARGERRHGDRPTEGRGYGERRYGDRPTEGRGYGERRYGDRPTDGRGYGERRYGDRPTDGRGYGERRYGDRPTEGRGHGERGFADRGERRHGDRPYGDRPQGERRYGDRPTDGRSYGDRPQGERRYGDRPTEGRGHGERGERRFGDRGGFRPEGRGRDDRPRDDRRGFGGRPPARTH, encoded by the coding sequence TTGACCACGTTTGCTGAACCCAGCACGTTTCCGCCCGCCCTCCAGAGCCTCGACGCGCAGGCCGCCGAGCGGGACACCAGCCCGCAGGGCCCGGCCGCGCCGGTGACGGCCGAGGCCACCGACTTCGCCGCGCTGGGGTTGCCCCAGCCGCTGGTCCGCGCGCTCGCCCGGCAGGGCATCACCGCCCCCTTCGAGATCCAGCGCGCCACCGTGCCGGACGCGCTCGCCGGCCGCGACGTCCTCGGCCGGGGCCAGACCGGTTCCGGCAAGACCCTGGCCTTCGGCCTGCCGCTGCTGGCCCGGGTGGCCGACGGCGAGCGGGCCCGGCCGCTGCACCCGCGGGCCCTGGTCCTGGTGCCGACCCGCGAACTCGCCATGCAGGTCAACGACGCGCTGCTGCCGCTCGGCAAGGCCGTCGGAGTCTTCCTCAAGACCGCCGTCGGCGGCGTGCCGTACGACCGGCAGATCGACGCCCTGCGGCGCGGCGTGGAGATCGTCGTGGCCACTCCCGGCCGGCTGGGTGACCTGATCGCCCGGGGCGTCTGCAACCTGGACGACGTCGAGGTGACCGTGCTCGACGAGGCCGACCAGATGGCCGACATGGGCTTCCTGCCCGAGGTCACCGAGTTGCTGGCGAAGACGACGGCGGGCACCCAGCGGCTGCTCTTCTCGGCCACCCTGGACGGTGACGTCGACGCGCTGGTCAAGCGGTTCATGACCGACCCGGTGACCCACTCGACCGCGCCGTCCACCGCCTCGGTGTCCACGATGGACCACCACATGCTGCTGATCCCGCCGCACGACAAGTTCTCGGTGGCGGCGTCCATCGCGGCCCGCGACGGGCGGACCATGGTCTTCGCCCGCACCCAGCTCGGCGTGGACCGGCTGGTCGAGCAGCTCGCCGCGGTCGGCGTACGCGCGGGTGGGCTGCACGGCGGCAAGACCCAGCGGATGCGTACCCGCACGCTGGCCGAGTTCCGCGAGGGCCGGATGAACGTCCTGGTCGCCACAGACGTGGCGGCCCGGGGCATCCACGTCGACGGCGTCTCGCTGGTGCTGCACGTCGACCCGCCGAAGGACCCGAAGGACTACCTGCACCGTGCGGGGCGTACCGCCCGGGCCGGTGAGTCGGGCGCGGTCGCCACGCTGGTGCTGCCGAAGCAGCGCCGCACGACCCTCGCCATGCTGGAGAAGGCCGGCGTCGCGCCGGCGGAGACCCGGGTGCGGGCCGGCGACCCGGCGTTGGCCGAGCTGACCGGCGCCCGCGAGCCGAGCGGCGTCCCGGTCCGCAACGAGCCCGAGGAGCCGCGCCGGCACGGCGACCGGCCGGGCGGCGCGCGCCGCTTCGGCGACCGCGACGCCCGGGGCGAGCGCCGCCACGGCGACCGACCCACCGAGGGACGCGGCTACGGCGAGCGCCGCTACGGCGACCGACCCACCGAGGGACGCGGCTACGGCGAGCGCCGCTACGGCGACCGGCCCACCGACGGCCGGGGCTACGGCGAGCGCCGCTACGGCGACCGGCCCACCGACGGCCGGGGCTACGGCGAGCGCCGCTACGGCGACCGGCCCACCGAGGGACGCGGCCACGGCGAGCGCGGCTTCGCCGACCGGGGCGAGCGCCGCCACGGCGACCGGCCCTACGGCGACCGCCCGCAGGGCGAGCGCCGCTACGGCGACCGACCCACCGACGGCCGGAGCTACGGCGACCGACCCCAGGGCGAGCGCCGCTACGGCGACCGACCCACCGAGGGACGCGGCCACGGCGAGCGCGGCGAGCGGCGCTTCGGCGACCGGGGCGGTTTCCGGCCCGAGGGCCGGGGACGCGACGACCGGCCGCGCGACGACCGGCGGGGCTTCGGCGGGCGGCCGCCGGCCCGTACCCACTGA
- a CDS encoding putative glycolipid-binding domain-containing protein gives MPKSLFWTRTDTAGSEHALLDDGRGLTARGTLTAVDPVPYTCRYQLATDPEWVTTRVEVEVEGSGWLRSVRLERAGDRWRVTTGEQGDLDAALRAAGHPPTGLAGTDDPDRLTEALDVDLGGSPLFNALPVRRLGLPRATADTPHRIAVAWVLVPSLMVVPAEQVYTPLGPGRVRFTSDTFTADVDLDAEGYVMRYPGLAERVDPR, from the coding sequence ATGCCGAAGTCGCTCTTCTGGACCCGGACGGACACCGCCGGCAGCGAGCACGCGCTGCTCGACGACGGCCGAGGGCTGACGGCCCGGGGCACGCTCACCGCCGTCGACCCGGTGCCCTACACCTGCCGCTACCAGCTCGCCACCGACCCGGAGTGGGTCACCACCCGGGTGGAGGTCGAGGTGGAGGGCTCGGGGTGGCTGCGGAGCGTACGCCTGGAACGGGCCGGCGACCGGTGGCGGGTGACCACCGGCGAGCAGGGTGACCTGGACGCGGCGCTGCGGGCCGCCGGCCACCCGCCCACCGGGTTGGCCGGCACCGACGACCCGGACCGGCTGACCGAGGCGCTGGACGTCGACCTCGGCGGTTCGCCGCTGTTCAACGCCCTGCCGGTGCGCCGCCTCGGGTTGCCCCGGGCGACGGCCGACACGCCGCACCGGATCGCCGTGGCCTGGGTGCTGGTGCCCAGCCTGATGGTGGTGCCCGCCGAGCAGGTCTACACGCCGCTCGGTCCTGGTCGGGTCCGCTTCACCAGCGACACGTTCACCGCCGACGTCGACCTCGACGCCGAGGGCTACGTAATGCGCTACCCGGGGCTGGCCGAGCGCGTCGACCCGCGCTGA
- a CDS encoding PLP-dependent cysteine synthase family protein, giving the protein MTHLDRCDEASRRWVTEAIATVEADANRSADTHLLPFPLPRAWGIDLYLKDESVHPTGSLKHRLARSLFLYGLCNGWIGPETTIVEASSGSTAVSEAYFARMLGLPFIAVMPASTSPEKIAQIEFQGGRCHLVDDPAKVVVEARWLAEDSGGHFMDQFTFAERATDWRGNNNIAESIYAQLALERHPVPTWIVVGAGTGGTSATIGRYARYRRLPTKLCVVDPENSAFYPAWQAADWSVRTGRGSRIEGIGRPTVEASFLPSVVDRMVQVPDAASLAAMRAGSAVLGRRVGGSTGTNLWGAFGLIAEMLAEGRTGSVVTLICDAGDRYADTYYADGWVAAQGLDLEPHLATIERFLADGAWPA; this is encoded by the coding sequence GTGACTCATCTCGACCGGTGCGACGAGGCCAGCCGGCGCTGGGTGACCGAGGCGATCGCCACCGTCGAGGCGGACGCCAACCGGTCCGCCGACACCCACCTGCTGCCGTTCCCGCTACCCCGCGCCTGGGGGATCGACCTCTACCTCAAGGACGAGTCGGTGCACCCCACCGGCTCGCTCAAGCACCGGCTGGCGCGCTCGCTCTTCCTCTACGGGCTGTGCAACGGCTGGATCGGCCCGGAGACCACGATCGTGGAGGCGTCCTCCGGCTCCACGGCGGTCTCGGAGGCCTACTTCGCGCGGATGCTGGGCCTGCCGTTCATCGCGGTGATGCCGGCCTCCACGTCGCCGGAGAAGATCGCCCAGATCGAGTTCCAGGGCGGGCGCTGCCACCTCGTCGACGACCCGGCCAAGGTGGTCGTCGAGGCCCGCTGGCTGGCGGAGGACTCCGGCGGCCACTTCATGGACCAGTTCACCTTCGCCGAGCGGGCCACCGACTGGCGGGGCAACAACAACATCGCCGAGTCGATCTACGCGCAGCTCGCGCTGGAACGGCATCCCGTGCCGACCTGGATCGTGGTCGGCGCCGGCACCGGGGGCACCAGCGCCACCATCGGCCGGTACGCCCGCTACCGGCGGCTGCCCACCAAGCTCTGCGTGGTCGACCCGGAGAACTCCGCGTTCTATCCCGCCTGGCAGGCCGCCGACTGGTCGGTCCGCACCGGGCGCGGCTCCCGGATCGAGGGGATCGGCCGGCCGACCGTGGAGGCGTCGTTCCTGCCCTCGGTGGTGGACCGGATGGTCCAGGTGCCCGACGCCGCCTCACTGGCCGCCATGCGCGCCGGCTCGGCCGTGCTCGGCCGCCGGGTGGGCGGCTCGACCGGCACCAACCTGTGGGGCGCGTTCGGGCTGATCGCGGAGATGCTCGCCGAGGGCCGCACCGGCTCGGTGGTCACCCTGATCTGCGACGCCGGCGACCGCTACGCCGACACCTACTACGCCGACGGCTGGGTGGCCGCCCAGGGGCTCGACCTGGAGCCGCACCTCGCGACGATCGAGCGCTTCCTCGCCGACGGCGCCTGGCCAGCCTGA
- a CDS encoding SDR family NAD(P)-dependent oxidoreductase, whose translation MTKPAPGAAVVTGAAGGLGRAIAAALHADGWQVLLTDLDAGAVADAAAPLGGWSRPLDVRDEDACAAVAAEAAGRGGLGLWVNNAGILVTGPSWEHDAATRRRMVEVNTLGAMNGTLAALAVMRARGHGHVVNVVSLAGLVAAPGETVYAASKHALIAFSIGTLADLRLAGHRGVHVSCLCPDGIWTPMLHGRLDDANAAASFTGTLLSPERVARRAARLARRPRPVVSVPRWRGAQVRLLDALPGAAVRLAPLILAAGRAGQRRQRRRAGAGPR comes from the coding sequence ATGACGAAGCCCGCTCCCGGGGCGGCAGTGGTCACCGGCGCCGCCGGCGGTCTCGGCCGGGCCATCGCCGCCGCGTTGCACGCCGACGGCTGGCAGGTGCTCCTCACCGACCTCGACGCCGGGGCGGTGGCCGACGCCGCCGCGCCGCTGGGCGGCTGGTCCCGGCCGCTCGACGTCCGCGACGAGGACGCCTGCGCCGCCGTCGCCGCCGAGGCGGCCGGGCGGGGCGGCCTCGGCCTCTGGGTGAACAACGCCGGCATCCTGGTCACCGGCCCCTCCTGGGAGCACGACGCGGCCACCCGCCGCAGGATGGTCGAGGTGAACACCCTCGGCGCGATGAACGGCACCCTCGCCGCGCTGGCCGTCATGCGGGCCCGGGGGCACGGGCACGTGGTCAACGTCGTCTCGCTGGCCGGGCTGGTGGCCGCTCCCGGCGAGACCGTCTACGCGGCCAGCAAGCACGCGCTGATCGCCTTCAGCATCGGCACCCTCGCCGACCTGCGGCTGGCCGGGCACCGGGGCGTACACGTCTCGTGCCTGTGCCCGGACGGGATCTGGACGCCGATGCTGCACGGCCGGCTGGACGACGCGAATGCCGCGGCCTCCTTCACCGGGACGCTGCTGAGCCCCGAGCGGGTGGCCCGCCGGGCCGCGCGGCTGGCTCGCCGGCCCCGCCCCGTGGTCAGCGTCCCGCGCTGGCGCGGCGCGCAGGTACGGCTGCTCGACGCGCTGCCCGGCGCGGCGGTGCGGCTCGCCCCGCTGATCCTCGCCGCCGGGCGGGCGGGCCAGCGCCGCCAGCGCCGCCGGGCCGGAGCCGGGCCGCGCTGA
- a CDS encoding Lrp/AsnC family transcriptional regulator produces the protein MDAIDRSLVELLRGNARLSYAELARQVGLSAPAVHERVGKLEASGVIRAYRAEVEPEAIGFAVTALIGIVEDSGGDTDDVLEAFRQMPEIESCYFMAGVESFMLKARVGTIAELERLIVRLNRTPGVASTRTGIALSTKWENRPQPPVPPEA, from the coding sequence GTGGACGCCATCGACCGGAGCCTCGTCGAACTACTGCGCGGCAACGCCCGCCTGTCCTACGCCGAGCTGGCCCGGCAGGTCGGCCTCTCCGCGCCGGCCGTGCACGAGCGGGTCGGCAAGCTGGAGGCCAGTGGCGTCATCCGGGCATACCGGGCGGAGGTGGAGCCCGAGGCCATCGGCTTCGCCGTCACCGCGCTCATCGGGATCGTCGAGGACTCCGGCGGTGACACCGACGACGTGCTGGAGGCGTTCCGGCAGATGCCCGAGATCGAGTCCTGCTACTTCATGGCCGGCGTCGAGTCGTTCATGCTCAAGGCCAGGGTCGGCACCATCGCCGAACTGGAGCGCCTGATCGTACGGCTGAACCGGACGCCCGGCGTCGCCTCCACCCGGACCGGCATCGCGCTCTCCACGAAGTGGGAGAACCGCCCGCAGCCTCCGGTGCCGCCGGAGGCCTGA
- a CDS encoding BldC family transcriptional regulator, producing the protein MDTGDRLLTPGEVAALFRVDPKTVTRWAAAGRIGSIRTPGGHRRFRESEVRALLEGEGMLDEAEDVGKPRNAGPAASTGPGPANAGMY; encoded by the coding sequence GTGGACACTGGAGATCGCCTGCTGACACCGGGTGAAGTTGCCGCGTTGTTTCGGGTCGACCCGAAGACTGTGACGCGATGGGCGGCGGCGGGCCGGATAGGCAGCATCCGGACTCCAGGCGGGCATCGCCGGTTTCGGGAATCCGAGGTGCGGGCCCTGCTTGAGGGGGAGGGCATGTTGGACGAGGCGGAAGACGTCGGCAAGCCGCGCAACGCGGGGCCGGCCGCCTCGACCGGGCCGGGCCCGGCCAACGCCGGCATGTATTGA
- a CDS encoding UbiX family flavin prenyltransferase, whose translation MREPWVVGVSGASGTPYAAAVVRALLDAGEPVDLIVSRAARLTVLDETGRPFRDGHWAEDLAAWLGRDLAGADVRHWPAGDLAAGPSSGSYRVRGMAVVPASTAACAGIAIGLSKDLLQRAAEVNLKERRPVVMVPRETPVTRSHLEHLIALHDAGAVVLPASPGFYGAGAAASAQQLVDFVAGKVLDALGVPHDLFRRWSGELGAARDGARAASRDPLD comes from the coding sequence ATGCGGGAACCATGGGTGGTCGGGGTGTCCGGGGCGTCCGGAACGCCGTACGCGGCGGCCGTCGTGCGGGCACTGCTCGACGCCGGGGAACCGGTGGACCTGATCGTCTCCCGGGCCGCCCGGCTGACCGTCCTCGACGAGACGGGCCGCCCGTTCCGGGACGGGCACTGGGCGGAGGACCTCGCCGCCTGGCTGGGCCGGGACCTCGCGGGAGCCGACGTGCGGCACTGGCCCGCCGGCGACCTGGCGGCCGGCCCGAGCAGCGGCTCCTACCGGGTACGCGGGATGGCGGTGGTGCCGGCGAGCACGGCTGCCTGCGCCGGCATCGCGATCGGGCTCTCCAAGGACCTGCTCCAGCGCGCCGCGGAGGTGAACCTCAAGGAGCGCCGGCCGGTGGTGATGGTGCCCCGGGAGACGCCGGTGACCCGCAGCCACCTGGAGCACCTGATCGCCCTGCACGACGCGGGGGCGGTGGTGCTGCCGGCCAGCCCCGGCTTCTACGGCGCGGGGGCGGCGGCCTCCGCCCAGCAGCTCGTCGACTTCGTGGCCGGCAAGGTGCTGGACGCCCTCGGCGTGCCGCACGACCTGTTCCGTCGCTGGTCGGGTGAGCTGGGCGCGGCGCGGGACGGAGCCCGGGCCGCTTCACGGGATCCGCTGGACTGA